A window of Haliscomenobacter hydrossis DSM 1100 contains these coding sequences:
- a CDS encoding methylmalonyl-CoA mutase family protein: MLHVDFPDTRYEDWIAQLEKDLKGKPWTDLQWQLGEDIVVDPFYHPDNYFPQRYALTGQRSNNHWEIGEYIAVGDPKIANPELLEALDGGAEALELSFTKAPSAEELSILLQGVQLEYISLHIVENYAEKNPLHILNALRAFAVEAGFDPSKVRGTIDGTTAGLLAETIPWARHELPAFKTCLINGRSFYAEENSPHELATLLQLGQQIISQLEDAGIAPTEAAPAIQFSVAIGTSYFLEIAKLRALRLLWQNVLKAYGIPTTALEIAAHFAPASQDEYPNTNLIRAATQAMSAVIGGANLLYVLPSNASLHESPTPFTRRIARNVQHLLRLESHLDKVIDPAAGSYYIEKLTEELAQKAWAIFQQNND; the protein is encoded by the coding sequence ATGCTACATGTAGATTTTCCTGATACGCGTTACGAAGACTGGATTGCCCAACTGGAGAAAGACCTCAAAGGCAAACCCTGGACCGACTTGCAATGGCAGCTCGGTGAAGACATCGTTGTTGATCCATTTTACCATCCCGACAATTACTTCCCGCAGCGTTACGCGCTAACTGGTCAACGCAGCAACAACCACTGGGAAATTGGGGAATACATCGCGGTAGGTGACCCTAAAATCGCCAACCCTGAGCTCCTGGAAGCCCTGGATGGTGGCGCTGAAGCCCTGGAACTGTCTTTCACAAAAGCTCCGAGTGCGGAAGAGCTGTCCATCTTGCTGCAAGGTGTTCAGTTGGAGTACATCTCTCTCCACATCGTAGAAAATTATGCTGAAAAAAATCCCCTGCATATCCTGAACGCATTGCGCGCATTTGCCGTCGAGGCTGGCTTTGATCCTTCCAAAGTACGTGGCACCATTGACGGTACGACTGCCGGGCTTTTGGCCGAAACCATCCCTTGGGCCAGACATGAATTGCCCGCTTTCAAGACCTGCCTGATCAATGGCCGGAGTTTTTATGCTGAAGAAAATAGCCCCCATGAATTGGCTACACTGTTGCAGTTGGGGCAACAAATCATCAGTCAATTGGAAGACGCGGGGATTGCTCCGACCGAAGCTGCCCCAGCCATCCAGTTTTCAGTAGCCATTGGCACAAGTTATTTTCTAGAGATCGCCAAACTCCGCGCCCTGCGCCTGCTCTGGCAAAATGTACTCAAGGCTTATGGCATACCTACGACCGCACTGGAAATAGCCGCTCATTTTGCACCTGCTTCACAAGATGAATATCCAAACACCAACCTGATTCGGGCGGCAACGCAGGCCATGTCGGCGGTAATTGGTGGCGCCAATCTGTTGTATGTTTTGCCTTCCAATGCCAGTCTTCACGAGTCCCCTACCCCGTTCACCCGGCGGATTGCCCGCAATGTGCAGCACCTTCTGCGCCTGGAAAGCCATCTGGACAAAGTGATTGACCCCGCAGCCGGTAGTTATTACATTGAAAAATTGACGGAAGAACTGGCTCAAAAAGCCTGGGCCATTTTTCAACAAAACAACGATTGA
- a CDS encoding IscS subfamily cysteine desulfurase, protein MTKDTRRVYVDNNATTPTDPRVVEAMLPYFYQMPGNAASRNHPFGWEAEEAVDYAREQIAALINVDPKEIIFTSGATESDNLAIKGVFEMYASKGNHIITVTTEHKAVLDTCKKLEKEGAEVTYLEVNSEGLIDLAELEAAIKPSTILVSVMWANNETGVIQPMKEIGEICARKGVLFFSDAVQAVGKIPVNPKETGVHLMAFTSHKMYGPKGVGALYVSRKSPRVKVTAQMDGGGHERGMRSGTLNVPGIVGFGKAAEIAKAEMQQDAERLSKLRDHLENAFKEKLEEVYVNGSRENRMPHVTNISFKHVEGEGLMMTFNQNIALSSGSACTSASLEPSYVLVALGLGDDLAHSSLRFSLGRFTTEEDIEYVIEKVCAGVNHMRDLSPIWEMYKEGVDLTAVQWSEH, encoded by the coding sequence ATGACCAAGGATACGCGCCGCGTGTACGTGGACAATAACGCAACCACTCCAACCGATCCGCGGGTAGTAGAGGCGATGTTGCCGTATTTTTATCAGATGCCGGGCAACGCTGCCAGCCGCAACCACCCTTTTGGATGGGAAGCTGAAGAAGCGGTTGATTATGCCCGCGAGCAAATTGCCGCCTTGATTAATGTTGACCCCAAGGAGATTATTTTTACTTCGGGTGCAACAGAGTCAGATAACCTGGCCATCAAAGGGGTATTCGAAATGTACGCCAGCAAAGGCAACCACATCATCACCGTAACGACCGAGCACAAAGCAGTACTGGATACTTGCAAAAAGCTGGAAAAAGAAGGTGCTGAAGTCACTTATCTGGAAGTTAATAGCGAAGGCTTGATCGATTTGGCTGAATTGGAAGCAGCCATCAAACCCAGCACCATTTTGGTCTCGGTGATGTGGGCCAATAACGAAACCGGGGTCATCCAGCCCATGAAGGAAATCGGAGAAATTTGCGCCCGCAAAGGGGTTCTTTTTTTCAGTGATGCCGTTCAAGCGGTGGGTAAAATTCCGGTGAATCCCAAAGAAACGGGCGTACACCTGATGGCCTTCACGTCGCACAAGATGTATGGCCCCAAAGGCGTTGGTGCCTTGTACGTCAGCCGTAAAAGCCCAAGGGTAAAAGTTACCGCCCAAATGGACGGTGGCGGACACGAGCGGGGCATGCGTTCAGGTACCCTCAATGTACCGGGTATCGTGGGATTTGGTAAAGCTGCCGAAATTGCCAAAGCAGAAATGCAGCAGGATGCCGAGCGTTTGAGCAAATTGCGTGACCACCTCGAAAATGCCTTCAAAGAAAAACTGGAAGAAGTATACGTAAACGGCAGCCGCGAAAACCGCATGCCACACGTTACCAATATATCGTTCAAACACGTAGAAGGAGAAGGTCTGATGATGACCTTCAACCAAAACATTGCCTTGTCTTCGGGTTCTGCTTGTACCTCGGCTTCATTGGAGCCGTCTTATGTACTGGTTGCCTTGGGCTTGGGGGATGATTTGGCACACTCCTCGCTGCGCTTCAGCTTGGGCCGTTTTACGACCGAAGAAGACATTGAGTACGTAATCGAAAAAGTTTGTGCCGGTGTAAACCACATGCGCGACTTGAGCCCCATCTGGGAAATGTACAAAGAAGGGGTAGACCTGACTGCTGTACAGTGGAGCGAACATTAA
- the iscU gene encoding Fe-S cluster assembly scaffold IscU, whose translation MAYSDKVLEHFQNPRNVGTLDKSKPTVGTGLVGAPECGDVMRLQIEVDPATSTIVDAKFKTFGCGSAIASSSLATEWLKGKTIDQALTIDNMTIVEELALPPVKIHCSVLAEDAIRGAIADYQQKNGIEVAVAEKAH comes from the coding sequence ATGGCATATTCCGATAAAGTCCTCGAACATTTCCAAAATCCACGCAACGTAGGAACTTTGGACAAAAGTAAACCAACCGTAGGTACTGGCCTGGTCGGTGCTCCTGAATGTGGTGACGTCATGCGTCTGCAAATTGAGGTAGACCCAGCAACCAGCACCATTGTTGATGCCAAATTCAAAACCTTTGGTTGTGGCTCGGCTATCGCTTCTTCTTCTTTGGCCACGGAATGGTTGAAAGGAAAAACGATCGATCAGGCTTTGACCATTGACAATATGACCATCGTAGAAGAATTGGCGCTTCCACCAGTAAAAATTCACTGTTCGGTATTGGCCGAAGATGCCATCCGTGGTGCCATTGCTGATTACCAGCAAAAAAATGGCATCGAGGTAGCTGTTGCTGAAAAAGCACACTAA
- a CDS encoding PD40 domain-containing protein: MSLRPYFCSVLLVLLSLSGFSQVKKGYKFLAKKNYPAARTAFLKQYQHPVYATGARTGLVQIRLAEQEKQLDSLFKLADQLYLAAEKWEALSPKSRKKLVKKTGVDTTRFRELFAEIESRALVQYHDSTGILVFDQHLYHFPDTPAVAIFQQREGLRAKMVAWHLKSLRQANYAILDALYNHHYDLLSQRGKRYPDYVYSFILDAFIKEHTYRNLATFVKEQPGHWFSEACWSEQAVEVLRQDSVQLALGFLRQYPYFILDDWMDLHINRLTNDGLLIDSTEYNPTEWTQIQELRLGWDLMKQLRSGKRTPSYDQDLLRYLQITAPSKRGYDLFRLALSAYQRRAAWDKALQLLKTAQQLYPDVMPPDCDKRYLFYTSKNEWFKTAIDIMQRPADGFSIEPVPGLSQADREELAPVFSPDGRSLYLALENGRNGLDIYISHFDVQQNFWQTPQRVASLSSAADDIPYSVTRDGREFLLAQGGKLMMSTYGASDWQKPFGLPLTVNEFPWVGRATLSPDGRCLIFEGSGNKKEAHEVEPPFIHLYRMVKGESRFGWGNPQIMASLIIEGGEERTPAFGPDGNLYFIADRWPSLGQGDVFVTRSTKDDWSEWTKPENLGKEVNTLGEEKHWLSIAPDNTSAIFATDELSKKHESELYSMALPGIAKAEKHQILNLPVGNIGQHLSPSKRREMVLQIRDAATDQLISEVKPQGELRFIVSLPGAWTKIRYQVFESAKSVVPLTQVGEYVLKPGGLQELPELILLQ; this comes from the coding sequence ATGAGCTTGCGCCCATATTTTTGTAGTGTATTGCTGGTTTTGCTTAGCCTTTCCGGGTTTTCCCAGGTCAAAAAAGGATATAAATTTTTGGCCAAAAAAAATTATCCCGCCGCACGTACCGCGTTCCTCAAACAATACCAACACCCGGTATATGCCACGGGAGCACGCACTGGCCTGGTGCAAATTCGCCTGGCAGAGCAGGAAAAACAGTTGGATAGCTTGTTCAAACTCGCGGATCAGCTCTATCTCGCCGCTGAAAAATGGGAGGCATTAAGCCCAAAATCACGCAAGAAGTTGGTCAAAAAAACCGGGGTGGACACCACCAGATTCCGCGAATTGTTTGCTGAAATTGAAAGCAGAGCGCTGGTACAATACCACGATAGTACCGGAATTCTGGTTTTTGATCAACACCTTTATCATTTTCCCGATACACCTGCTGTTGCCATCTTCCAGCAACGTGAAGGTTTACGGGCAAAAATGGTAGCCTGGCATTTAAAATCCTTACGGCAAGCCAATTATGCCATCCTGGATGCCCTCTACAACCACCATTATGACCTGCTTTCCCAACGGGGCAAACGGTATCCCGATTATGTGTATTCTTTCATTTTGGATGCGTTCATCAAGGAGCACACTTACCGCAATTTGGCCACTTTTGTCAAAGAACAACCGGGGCATTGGTTTTCGGAAGCCTGTTGGTCTGAGCAAGCAGTAGAAGTTTTGCGGCAGGACAGTGTGCAATTGGCCCTGGGTTTTCTGCGGCAGTATCCCTATTTCATTTTAGACGACTGGATGGACCTCCACATCAACCGTTTGACCAATGACGGCCTCTTAATCGACAGCACCGAATACAACCCTACAGAATGGACGCAAATACAGGAATTGCGCCTGGGTTGGGACCTGATGAAACAACTGCGCAGTGGCAAACGCACACCCAGTTATGACCAGGATCTATTGCGCTACTTGCAAATTACGGCTCCTTCCAAACGAGGTTACGACCTGTTTCGACTGGCATTATCCGCTTACCAACGTCGGGCAGCCTGGGACAAAGCCCTCCAATTGTTAAAAACGGCCCAACAACTTTACCCGGATGTCATGCCCCCGGATTGTGACAAGCGGTATTTGTTTTATACTTCTAAAAACGAGTGGTTCAAAACGGCCATTGACATCATGCAGCGCCCGGCGGATGGCTTCAGCATTGAACCCGTACCAGGTTTGAGTCAAGCCGACCGGGAAGAACTTGCGCCAGTTTTTTCTCCAGATGGGCGCAGCTTGTATTTGGCCCTGGAAAATGGGCGCAATGGTTTGGATATTTATATTTCACACTTCGATGTGCAACAAAATTTCTGGCAAACGCCTCAACGAGTAGCGTCTTTAAGCAGTGCAGCCGATGACATTCCCTACAGCGTTACCCGCGATGGCCGCGAATTTTTACTGGCCCAGGGTGGCAAATTGATGATGAGTACCTACGGAGCAAGTGATTGGCAAAAACCTTTTGGATTGCCCCTTACCGTGAATGAATTTCCCTGGGTGGGTCGTGCAACCTTATCTCCCGATGGCCGCTGCCTGATCTTTGAAGGTTCGGGGAACAAAAAAGAGGCCCACGAGGTCGAACCGCCCTTTATTCATTTGTACCGCATGGTCAAAGGAGAAAGCAGGTTTGGTTGGGGAAATCCACAAATTATGGCTTCGCTTATCATCGAAGGCGGAGAAGAGCGTACCCCTGCTTTTGGTCCCGATGGCAACTTGTACTTCATTGCCGACCGCTGGCCCAGTCTGGGTCAAGGCGATGTTTTTGTTACCCGTTCAACCAAAGATGATTGGAGTGAATGGACAAAGCCGGAGAACCTGGGGAAAGAGGTAAACACCCTGGGTGAGGAAAAACACTGGCTGAGTATCGCCCCGGATAATACCAGTGCCATTTTCGCCACGGATGAATTGTCCAAAAAACACGAAAGTGAGTTGTACAGCATGGCGTTACCCGGTATTGCCAAAGCGGAAAAACACCAGATCCTCAACCTGCCTGTGGGCAACATAGGACAACATTTATCCCCATCCAAGCGACGGGAAATGGTGCTGCAAATCCGGGATGCCGCCACCGATCAGCTGATCAGCGAAGTAAAACCACAAGGGGAACTCCGATTCATCGTATCCTTGCCCGGTGCCTGGACCAAAATTCGCTATCAGGTTTTTGAATCTGCAAAAAGTGTGGTTCCCTTAACCCAGGTTGGAGAATACGTGCTCAAGCCAGGTGGGTTGCAAGAATTGCCAGAACTCATTCTTTTGCAATAA
- a CDS encoding Uma2 family endonuclease yields MQPILAKQHVEETKQPEADDFYPDSDGKPMSDNTLQFEWITLIKSGLEFEFSNDTNVFVAGDLLWYPVEGNNKIRQAPDVMVAMGRPKGYRGSYKQFQEEGIAPQVVFEILSPGNRLAEMIRKYEFYEEYGVLEYYVYDPHKNTLEAYSRDSADAYWIDIVVKGFSEWKSGILGIHMTWDGFNFRLFHRDKTPFLSYNEVGHKYQITQLRAKEAELKLKEIELAIREAKLEKEEANLKAQKLAEKLRSLGIDPDSI; encoded by the coding sequence ATGCAGCCAATACTAGCTAAACAGCACGTAGAAGAGACCAAACAGCCCGAAGCTGATGATTTCTATCCAGATAGTGATGGCAAGCCTATGTCGGACAATACCTTACAATTTGAGTGGATTACCTTGATTAAGTCAGGTCTGGAATTCGAGTTTTCGAATGACACCAATGTTTTTGTAGCAGGGGATTTACTTTGGTATCCGGTAGAGGGCAACAATAAAATTAGGCAAGCACCAGATGTGATGGTGGCCATGGGACGCCCCAAAGGTTATCGTGGATCATACAAACAATTTCAAGAGGAAGGGATCGCCCCACAGGTGGTTTTTGAAATCCTTTCTCCAGGAAATCGTTTGGCGGAAATGATCCGTAAATATGAATTTTATGAAGAATATGGCGTATTGGAATATTATGTTTATGATCCGCATAAAAATACCTTGGAAGCGTATTCCCGAGATTCTGCCGATGCCTATTGGATTGACATTGTTGTAAAAGGATTTAGTGAATGGAAAAGTGGCATTCTTGGCATTCATATGACTTGGGATGGATTTAATTTTCGACTTTTCCATCGGGATAAAACTCCATTTTTATCCTACAATGAGGTTGGCCATAAATATCAAATCACCCAATTGAGGGCAAAAGAAGCGGAGCTAAAGCTAAAAGAGATAGAATTAGCGATTAGAGAAGCAAAACTTGAAAAAGAAGAAGCAAACCTCAAAGCCCAAAAACTAGCCGAAAAATTGCGCAGCCTCGGAATTGACCCCGACAGCATTTAA
- a CDS encoding Gfo/Idh/MocA family protein — translation MSSKSSRRKFLKMSSLAAGAGLVLPSTEIIGAPVLRKGPLADKVRLGFIGTGMRGRNHVELALLRKDCEVVAICDIDPKAIAASQKMITGAGLKAAAAYGEKGERDFLRMLDKEKLDAVIIATPWEWHTEQSIACMKRGIYVGSEVCGGFSLDECWELVNAHEETGAHLFFLENVCYRRDVMAVMNMVRQQMFGEILHLEGGYQHDLREVKFNDGVNPYGGGVEFGEKGFSEAHWRTAHSLHRNGDLYPTHGIGPVAMMIDINRGNRFIHLTSTSSKPRALADYVAKHPKGGPNHPNAKLEWKLGDVVTTVIKCNNGETIILSHDTNAPRPYSLGFRVQGTKGIWMDVNKSLYIEGTSPKAHTWEKAEDYLKQYDHPLWKRYESDAQGAGHGGMDFFVLNSFIECVKRNAPAQIDVYDAAAWLAITPLSEASIATGSSAQSFPDFTRGRWMKKKNDFATGEF, via the coding sequence ATGTCATCAAAATCATCTCGTCGTAAGTTCCTCAAAATGTCTTCACTGGCCGCTGGTGCCGGTCTGGTACTGCCCTCAACGGAAATCATTGGTGCGCCCGTATTGCGCAAAGGCCCCTTGGCGGATAAAGTTCGACTGGGTTTCATCGGCACCGGCATGCGGGGGCGCAATCACGTTGAATTGGCTTTGCTGCGCAAAGACTGCGAAGTTGTCGCCATCTGTGACATTGACCCCAAGGCCATTGCTGCTTCGCAAAAAATGATCACTGGCGCTGGCCTAAAAGCGGCTGCAGCTTATGGAGAAAAAGGCGAGCGCGATTTCCTGCGCATGCTGGACAAAGAAAAACTGGATGCTGTCATCATTGCCACACCCTGGGAATGGCATACTGAGCAGTCGATTGCCTGTATGAAACGGGGCATCTATGTGGGCAGCGAAGTTTGTGGCGGTTTTTCACTGGATGAATGTTGGGAATTGGTCAACGCCCACGAAGAAACCGGAGCTCATTTGTTCTTCCTCGAAAATGTGTGCTACCGCCGCGATGTCATGGCGGTCATGAACATGGTGCGGCAGCAAATGTTTGGGGAAATTTTGCACCTGGAAGGGGGCTATCAACATGACCTGCGCGAAGTGAAATTCAACGATGGGGTAAATCCTTACGGTGGTGGTGTAGAATTTGGCGAAAAAGGATTCAGCGAAGCGCATTGGCGTACGGCCCATTCCCTGCACCGCAATGGCGACCTTTATCCTACCCACGGCATTGGCCCAGTGGCCATGATGATCGACATCAACCGGGGCAACCGTTTTATCCACCTTACCTCTACCTCTTCCAAACCACGGGCACTAGCCGATTATGTAGCCAAACACCCCAAAGGTGGCCCCAATCACCCCAATGCCAAACTCGAATGGAAATTAGGCGATGTGGTGACAACGGTCATCAAATGCAACAACGGAGAAACCATAATTTTGAGTCACGATACCAATGCACCACGGCCTTATTCGCTGGGTTTCCGGGTACAAGGCACCAAAGGTATCTGGATGGATGTCAACAAATCCTTGTACATCGAAGGCACCAGCCCCAAGGCACACACCTGGGAAAAAGCGGAGGATTACCTCAAGCAGTACGACCACCCGCTATGGAAACGTTACGAAAGTGATGCCCAGGGTGCCGGACATGGAGGTATGGACTTCTTTGTGCTCAATTCGTTCATCGAATGTGTGAAGCGCAATGCGCCCGCCCAAATTGACGTGTACGACGCAGCGGCCTGGTTGGCGATTACGCCACTTTCGGAGGCGAGCATTGCTACGGGTAGCTCCGCACAATCGTTCCCCGATTTCACCAGAGGAAGGTGGATGAAGAAGAAGAATGATTTTGCAACGGGCGAGTTTTAA
- a CDS encoding helix-turn-helix domain-containing protein: MKTLNNQNGVKHRHSLFPQIQIINSCNQSEIGTAEEQTLVKFEIKATKLKRIRKKADAFPDPSFLKFPNLFKKAQKELMISFNCEFSGKDECLITVLQKRCQIECDQFINPLTELIQTLFTLLEPVNYFNTSADDTTFLTRVEKIILKNIDQDDFGPKALSAALKISRGHLHRKIKALSGQTTTDFIHIVRIQLACNLLQKSSLSVKEIAYEIGYKDPCYFTRVFTRLIGQSPTQFSLAVAKHQIL, encoded by the coding sequence ATGAAAACATTAAACAACCAAAACGGTGTCAAACACCGCCATTCATTATTTCCTCAAATTCAAATAATTAATTCCTGTAATCAAAGCGAAATAGGTACAGCAGAAGAACAGACACTTGTAAAATTTGAAATTAAAGCTACAAAATTAAAGCGGATAAGAAAAAAGGCTGATGCGTTCCCTGATCCCTCCTTTCTTAAGTTTCCTAACTTGTTTAAAAAAGCGCAAAAGGAATTAATGATTTCCTTTAATTGTGAATTTTCGGGAAAAGATGAATGTTTGATAACCGTCTTACAAAAGCGTTGTCAAATAGAATGTGATCAATTCATAAATCCTTTAACCGAATTAATTCAGACGTTATTTACCTTGTTAGAGCCAGTAAATTACTTCAATACCTCAGCTGATGATACAACATTTCTAACTCGTGTTGAAAAAATCATCCTAAAAAATATAGATCAAGATGATTTCGGCCCTAAAGCGTTGAGCGCTGCATTAAAAATAAGCAGAGGGCATCTTCACCGCAAAATCAAAGCCTTGTCAGGCCAAACTACCACCGATTTTATTCACATTGTACGCATTCAATTGGCATGTAATCTACTCCAAAAAAGCTCGCTATCCGTCAAAGAAATAGCCTATGAGATTGGATATAAAGACCCCTGTTATTTTACCCGAGTATTTACAAGGCTTATTGGGCAATCTCCTACTCAATTTTCACTTGCCGTTGCAAAGCATCAAATTTTATAA
- a CDS encoding S8 family peptidase encodes MNLTGFIPNEDAIPIEMTPTSAMAAELESAGEASLILEGQVRADQIEALEANPNVIKVWSNAPIEPFNFELQEAVETNPTLDLTPMAPGDCPVGTCDCAASVPKGNLNDVARYLGVNQIWARGIRGNGIVVGVVDGGITATGRTLTPGEAPARTINNVIGGWPTTTWGTQGRGWSYHGNMCATDVLGMAPDARLYDLRIAGASSTGTVSNALQAFQWAINQFRANGTPQILTNSWGMYQQSWYADYCTNPEHPFTRKVVEAINTGIIVLFAAGNCGKTCPDGRCSTDNGPGKSIWGANGHPFVMTVGAVNTRSEFIGYSSQGPAALDPYKPDFCSVSHFTGYFNSDNGTSAATPIAAGVVALLKQRNPRLSQFDAKAALKDTATDIAGTGWDANTGSGIINAWRAFNHHRASGTVLPAPSPYVATQFTGTLAPNQTHTWFTWGWPAHWHVLWSMMPTTNAGKVKWQVKVERASDAQATYWITVTNVGSVTTNFEGRYGVMG; translated from the coding sequence ATGAATCTAACTGGGTTCATCCCCAATGAAGACGCAATACCGATTGAGATGACCCCCACCAGTGCGATGGCCGCGGAATTAGAGTCGGCCGGAGAAGCAAGTCTTATCCTGGAGGGGCAGGTACGGGCTGATCAGATTGAAGCACTGGAAGCAAATCCCAATGTGATCAAAGTATGGAGCAATGCCCCAATTGAACCATTTAATTTTGAGCTACAGGAGGCTGTTGAGACCAATCCTACACTCGATCTCACCCCAATGGCACCTGGAGATTGCCCGGTTGGTACCTGTGATTGTGCCGCCAGTGTTCCTAAAGGCAATTTGAACGATGTGGCGCGCTATCTGGGCGTCAATCAAATCTGGGCGCGGGGGATTCGTGGAAATGGTATTGTGGTGGGTGTTGTGGATGGGGGCATCACGGCAACAGGACGAACCTTGACCCCCGGAGAAGCACCAGCACGAACCATCAACAACGTAATCGGAGGCTGGCCAACGACCACTTGGGGAACCCAAGGTAGGGGTTGGAGTTACCACGGAAACATGTGCGCTACGGATGTGTTGGGTATGGCGCCCGATGCTAGACTTTATGATTTAAGGATCGCAGGGGCTAGCAGTACAGGTACTGTGAGCAACGCACTCCAGGCATTTCAATGGGCGATCAACCAATTCCGTGCGAATGGAACCCCGCAAATTTTGACCAATAGTTGGGGGATGTACCAGCAAAGTTGGTACGCAGATTATTGTACCAACCCAGAGCACCCTTTTACCCGAAAGGTCGTAGAAGCCATCAATACGGGTATAATTGTCCTTTTTGCTGCGGGCAATTGTGGGAAAACCTGCCCTGATGGTCGTTGTAGTACGGATAATGGCCCGGGCAAAAGTATTTGGGGAGCGAATGGTCATCCCTTTGTGATGACCGTTGGTGCAGTGAATACCCGGAGTGAGTTCATTGGTTACAGCAGCCAAGGTCCAGCAGCCCTGGATCCATACAAACCAGATTTTTGTTCGGTAAGTCACTTTACTGGCTATTTTAACAGTGATAATGGTACCTCTGCCGCCACTCCTATCGCGGCAGGCGTTGTTGCATTGCTAAAACAACGCAACCCCCGGCTCTCGCAATTCGATGCTAAAGCTGCCCTAAAAGATACGGCTACCGATATAGCTGGTACGGGTTGGGATGCCAATACCGGATCAGGTATCATCAATGCCTGGAGGGCCTTTAATCACCACCGGGCCAGTGGTACCGTGTTGCCTGCTCCTTCACCCTATGTTGCTACCCAATTTACCGGAACGCTCGCTCCCAATCAAACGCACACCTGGTTTACCTGGGGATGGCCCGCACACTGGCATGTATTGTGGTCGATGATGCCAACTACGAACGCTGGTAAGGTGAAATGGCAGGTTAAAGTTGAACGAGCCAGCGATGCGCAGGCTACTTACTGGATAACGGTTACCAATGTTGGATCGGTCACGACCAATTTTGAAGGACGTTACGGTGTAATGGGTTAA
- a CDS encoding Fur family transcriptional regulator, with translation MASNAQHLLKSHQLRLTDMRMKVLDLFLARAEALSQNDLEQQLGKVDRITLYRTLRTFEEQGLIHKAMDGTDKQKYALCQHDCGQGAHHDHHAHFHCDTCGKTICVEDIAAPLIAPPPGFSVSETHLVIRGQCDQCH, from the coding sequence GTGGCAAGCAACGCTCAACATTTGTTAAAATCACACCAATTGCGCCTCACCGATATGCGGATGAAGGTGTTGGACTTGTTTTTGGCTCGTGCTGAAGCTTTGTCGCAAAACGACCTGGAGCAGCAATTGGGCAAAGTGGACCGCATCACCTTATACCGCACTTTGCGGACATTTGAAGAACAAGGCCTGATCCACAAAGCGATGGACGGAACTGACAAACAGAAATACGCCCTGTGTCAACACGATTGTGGACAAGGTGCTCACCACGATCACCACGCGCATTTCCATTGTGATACCTGCGGCAAAACCATCTGTGTAGAAGACATTGCGGCACCGTTGATTGCGCCACCGCCGGGTTTTTCGGTTTCAGAAACCCATTTGGTCATTCGGGGACAGTGCGATCAATGTCACTAA